The genomic window ACCAGAGAGCTCACCGGGGCGCCGATGGAGAACCTAGGTATGGGCTGCGACGCGGCTGAGATGCTGTCACCGGGGATGTTCCGGGAGTTCGTGCTGCCCTACTACCGGCGCTGCTACGAGGCCTTTCCGGGCACCCGTGGGCTCCACATGTGCGGGCGGATTGATCACTTGATCCCGCTTCTGGCGAACGAGATGCAGATCACCCACCTGAACGGCTTCGGTTTTGTGACCGATCCGCACGTGCTGGCCGAGGTGATGGGCGGCCGGGTGGTCATGTCCGGTGGGATCAGTCCGGCCCTGCTGGCGCAGGGCACGCCCGACGAGGTGAAGGCCGAGTGCCGCCGTTACCTGGAGATCTTCGCGCCGGTCGGAGGCTACATACTGCAGGACGGCAACAACGTGGCGCCTGGCACGCCGCTGGCGAATCTGACGGCTATGGTGGAGGCGGCCCGAGAGATGGGAGACGGGCTAGGCTGATGGAACACTGACTGCCGCAGATGAGAAAGAGCAAGCACAGAGTGCAATCAGCGTTCCATCACACAGGAGGCGCGATTGGCGCATAAAGAGCGGTTCATGGCCGCGTTTCGAGGCGAGGCTACGGAGCACCCGCCTGCCTGGGAACAGGCGTTCTCGTCAGACGTAGCAGGAGAGATTCTCGGACGAGAGGCGTATGTCGGTTCGATGCTTCTGCAATACCAAGAGGCCCGAGAGTCTGTGAAGGGCGAGTCGGCTCGCGAGGATTTCCTCGCCAAGATGGAGGACGACTGCTTCGACTTGGCGCGGGCACTCGGCTGGTCAGGTATCAGCTACCCTTGGCTTCGAGGCACGCCTAGCAGGCAGATAGACGAGTTCAGCTTCGTGTACGGCGATGAGGATACTGACGATTGGGTCATCTATCGCTATGACCCGGAGTCGTTCACTTACGGTCCCGTGGCCTTTGGTCGGCAACCAACGTGGCAAGGGGTGGAGGAGATCGAGCGCAAGGTCAGGAACGCGTGGGACAGCGTCGAGGAGTGGGAGTCAGAGAGCAGACCGGCGATGGTGGAGCGAATCCGGCGTTGGCAGGCACGCTGCGGCGATGAATTCGACTACGTCGCGGGCGCTGCCGGCATAGCCGTGCCTCTGAACGAGGAGTGGATGATCGCCTGTGTAGAAGCACCCGGCCTAGTGGCGGAGTATCTGGACGCACAGACGGCAGTCGGGCTGAAGCAGCTCGATGTGCTGGCCTCCCTAGGCGTTCCTTACGCAAACGGTGGCGGCGACCTGGCGAGCAAGAACGGGCCTCTCTACGGACCGCGCTTCTTCCATGACGTAGTCATGCCTCGCTATCGGCGCATCGTGGATCACGCCCGGTCCTTGGGGATCTACTACATCTTCCGCAGCGATGGCGACCTCTGGTCGATAGCGGATATGCTCTTCGGGCCGGAAGGAGCGGCTGCCCCGGCCTTCAACGAGATAGACTATGATTCCGGCATGGAGATCCCCAAGCTTCAGGCCCGGTACCCAAGCCTGACATGTGTGGGCAACGTGCCCTGTGGACTGCTGCGCCAGGGCACTGAGGACGATGTGAGAGCATTCGTGCGCGACCTGAAGGAGCAGGTCCTGTGGCGGGGACGCTGGGTCGTGGCTTCAGCTAACACGGTTTTGGCGGGTACGCCGGTCCGCAATGTTGTGGCGATGCTGGAGGAAGCTGGGGTCCTGTAGGAGAGGCGACAGCGGCACGATGGGACGCTGATAACGCTGATGAGACACTGATTCACGCTGATCAGAGAGGTATCAAGAGATCAGCGCCAACCAGCGTAGTATCAGCGGCATCAGCGTTCTGTTGTGTCGCTCGGGGGACGGAGCGGTATACTGGGCTCAGCGGGCGGCGAGGGAGCGCACCGGTGAGGAGATAGATGATTCGAAGAGCTGCGGTGCTTACCAGCGGAGGCGACGCCCCGGGCATGAACGCCGCTATCCGGGCGGTGGTGCGGTCGGGGCTGGCCCATGGTTGGCAGATGTACGGCGTGCGACAAGGGTATGCTGGCCTCATCGCCGGCAGTATCTTCCCCCTGGGGGCGAGGGATGTAGGCGGGGTGATGCAGCTCGGCGGGACCTTCCTGGGCACGGCCCGCTCGCCTGAGTTCCACACCGAGGAGGGTCGGTGCCGGGCCCTGCGCAACCTGAACAAGGAGGGCATAGATGCGCTGGTGGTCATCGGGGGGAGCGGATCCCAGCAGGGCGCCTAC from Anaerolineae bacterium includes these protein-coding regions:
- a CDS encoding 6-phosphofructokinase, with the translated sequence MRRAAVLTSGGDAPGMNAAIRAVVRSGLAHGWQMYGVRQGYAGLIAGSIFPLGARDVGGVMQLGGTFLGTARSPEFHTEEGRCRALRNLNKEGIDALVVIGGSGSQQGAY